A stretch of DNA from Anthonomus grandis grandis chromosome 22, icAntGran1.3, whole genome shotgun sequence:
ttatttgatttaagcAGAGAGAGTGATTCCTGAATGaataatctttttaaataattaacaatatagATTGCAATGCATTcattctaaattttattattttaccctTACCAATGACTTCTGACAAACCAGCTTCTTGACTCCCAAACATGTATggcttaaacaaaagttctggTCCTCTGTACATTTCAACTCCAATATGAAGTTGATGAGCCTCCCCTGGCTGAGAACTTTCGCCCAGCTCAGAAGGTTCGTGTGCCCGAAGGATTTCATCAAACTCCAGAAGTTTTTCGTTTTCAGCCTCACTATCGGAGTCTCCacctaaaaatatatcaatCTAAGAAGATAACGATAGGAAAAGAACAGAATGCTCAAAATCACAAGTAATTCGATACTAGGGATCTAATCAATATGTATTTCCTCTTCTCTATCAGCAGGtattttattggatttattttattgaaataatttatttaattacagtTGGCTTACCATCCTTGCTAATAGTTTTATAAATATCCCAGTCCTCGTCCCTCATGCCAAAATCATCATTTCCCTTCTCTTTCCTCGCCAATTGCGAAATAATTCTCATCCTTTCTTGACCAGCTGCTGTTCTACGCTTGGCCATATCTTGTTTCCGTTGTTTTCTAATCATCTTCTTTGTTAAAATTTCTTGCCTCTAAAAATATCAAGATATTCACTGatctcttttattaaaaaatataattagaacataccatttttttaatattctgtaAAAATACAAACAGCTCCTTATCACTCTCGAAAGCCATTTTGGAGTACTTTGACTGTTTTGGGGGAGGCGGTTCATCAATTTCATCAACATTATTCGAAGCTGCCAATATTTTCTGCTTTGTTTTCTCGATTTTATTGTTGAGGTGAAGGATATTCTTCTCTAACTCCGAAACATTCTTTATTTGAAATTCAAGAAGTGTTCTTTCaacctatataaaaaaaatacaataataaacaGAGAACtttaaatgtgtaagcaaagaCCAATACCGTTTGCCTGTCAGCTCCCATTTCTACCATTTCCTTAATATCTAAGAGCTGTCCTATTCTCTCCTCATCCTCAGCTAACCTTTCTTCCCTTTTTCTTGCATTAATTTCAATTAACCTTCTTGCCAATTCTCTTTTTCTTTCCTTCTGCTGTTCaactaaaaagtataaataaaataacaggaTTAGGACAATTTCCTTTTGCTGTGATTTTCTTGGAAACTTGAGAAAAACTGTTGGAAGCTTTATCAGTAAGccattcatttatttatatgttgtatGTATTAAACAAAGTATAATTCTTACGCGTTATCGCTGTATTTACAGGATTAAACGTGAACGGcagttgtattttcttaacattGCCTTCATAAAACTCCACATTCGCCCATCTTTTCAGCTCTTCTCTATAATCAGTTGCAACCTTACATAATCTATGTAGTATTTCTTCTGCTCTACTTAATGTTATGGAAGTAGCATGTACTGGATACTTTAACTGGAGCAGTCGGTGTAGAAAGTTAACTATGTGAAAGCCCCCTGTAAAAGTCAAATCTGCTCATTGTGTCTAAATAAATTGAATGAATAAAATTTCTTACCTGTATTAAGTCGTCTCGtgttctcaaaaactacttggtTATCTAAAATTGGGATTATGTGGCACGTTTGATACCCTAAATGGACTATTAATGCATTTCCCGAAAAATCTGGAGGCTTTTCTTCAAAGCAATAATACCCAAATAAAGAATCTATTCCATAGCAGACTGCTGGGATGTTGTAACATTCAAAAAGCAACTCTGACATtactagaaattaaaaaaagtttcatgAGAAGTTAAATCTGCCGAGACATATTAAGATGTAAATGTACAATTGAAATCAGGAAACTTTTATTTGCTTCAATGACAACTTTACAGTGTTAGCATTGTcacaaaaaaagaagaatctAATTGAACGGGCCAGGATTAATGAACATTGGTCTAAACAGAGCAAGTATcttaagtattattaaatttacagtGGTTTATCCAAAAATTCGTGTAATGTGTAAAGacacaaaagaaaattaatgttttttatccttattttcaattttcataaCTACATAAGCCTGGAAgatgattatataatttaacaaaagtataaaaaaaaattcatgagTAATAAATCTGGATAGGTTGTTTTTGGCatataaaaaacattcaaaaataaaaagtgcagGCACTGTTaatatttgtagttttttaaaatgaactCTACACGACTTATTATATGACAGTTTtcattctttaattttgttgtttagGTATGCAGTAATTGGCTCTGAAACATCCCAATGTATGCTGTTCTAATAATT
This window harbors:
- the LOC126748256 gene encoding actin-related protein 5 isoform X1; the protein is MEVLEFINAKTVPDIVHTYTPTLRNNEVPIIIDNGSYTCKVGWATDPEPLLQFRNLIAKPRRERSKKDTIELPQTPQLQVGNDIVNIEAVRFQLKTQFDRNVVTHFEAQEHLLDYAFSHLGINTENCVPHPVLCTEALLNPNTSRQLMSELLFECYNIPAVCYGIDSLFGYYCFEEKPPDFSGNALIVHLGYQTCHIIPILDNQVVFENTRRLNTGGFHIVNFLHRLLQLKYPVHATSITLSRAEEILHRLCKVATDYREELKRWANVEFYEGNVKKIQLPFTFNPVNTAITLEQQKERKRELARRLIEINARKREERLAEDEERIGQLLDIKEMVEMGADRQTVERTLLEFQIKNVSELEKNILHLNNKIEKTKQKILAASNNVDEIDEPPPPKQSKYSKMAFESDKELFVFLQNIKKMRQEILTKKMIRKQRKQDMAKRRTAAGQERMRIISQLARKEKGNDDFGMRDEDWDIYKTISKDGGDSDSEAENEKLLEFDEILRAHEPSELGESSQPGEAHQLHIGVEMYRGPELLFKPYMFGSQEAGLSEVIGYVLSLFDEASQLKLASNVLITGALANLPGLKERILTDLISIRPFKSTVNIAIIKSPSLASWYGARNFAKSEEFKDSLLTKKMYQEMGPEYFKVHKCSNPYIPSPSISSSMIEVVDVI
- the LOC126748256 gene encoding actin-related protein 5 isoform X2: MIKHQPVFPNPTVTPNLTFMLKSSYTCKVGWATDPEPLLQFRNLIAKPRRERSKKDTIELPQTPQLQVGNDIVNIEAVRFQLKTQFDRNVVTHFEAQEHLLDYAFSHLGINTENCVPHPVLCTEALLNPNTSRQLMSELLFECYNIPAVCYGIDSLFGYYCFEEKPPDFSGNALIVHLGYQTCHIIPILDNQVVFENTRRLNTGGFHIVNFLHRLLQLKYPVHATSITLSRAEEILHRLCKVATDYREELKRWANVEFYEGNVKKIQLPFTFNPVNTAITLEQQKERKRELARRLIEINARKREERLAEDEERIGQLLDIKEMVEMGADRQTVERTLLEFQIKNVSELEKNILHLNNKIEKTKQKILAASNNVDEIDEPPPPKQSKYSKMAFESDKELFVFLQNIKKMRQEILTKKMIRKQRKQDMAKRRTAAGQERMRIISQLARKEKGNDDFGMRDEDWDIYKTISKDGGDSDSEAENEKLLEFDEILRAHEPSELGESSQPGEAHQLHIGVEMYRGPELLFKPYMFGSQEAGLSEVIGYVLSLFDEASQLKLASNVLITGALANLPGLKERILTDLISIRPFKSTVNIAIIKSPSLASWYGARNFAKSEEFKDSLLTKKMYQEMGPEYFKVHKCSNPYIPSPSISSSMIEVVDVI